The following are encoded in a window of Fusarium verticillioides 7600 chromosome 6, whole genome shotgun sequence genomic DNA:
- a CDS encoding aldehyde dehydrogenase (NAD+) — protein MPLTSEISLPDGKGYTQPLGLFIDNEFRESISSKTFEVVNPTTEEVIAHVSEAGAQDVDLAVAAARRAFKGPWRTTTPEDRGKLLRRVADLIEKNLDLLAKVETLNNGKAQQWAIGDVTHCVSVFNYYAGWADKMEGKVIDVDTERFNFTKREPFGVCGLIVPWNAPLVLMSWKVAPALAAGNTVVAKTSELTPLSALLLADLFKQAGAPSGIFNVISGFGNVAGSALASHMDVAKISFTGSTTTGRAIMQAAAQSNLKPVTLELGGKGPNIVFDDADFDAAVEWVTFGIFYSSGQVCCAGSRVYVQAGIYDRFLNALRARVAQMSVGDPFDINTFHGPQTCKAQFDRILGYIKSGVDDGAKIEAGGSRWGEKGFFIQPTIFSGASHDMKIMRDEIFGPVCVVSRFETQDEVVQAANATSYGLASGVHTKNIDRALNVSNLLEAGTVWVNQVRTHRQNDYYMLTLLRAKYNTIHHQLPFGGYKESGIGRELGAAVLDSYTTIKTVSVRLSGTQ, from the exons ATGCCACTGACCTCTGAAATCAGCCTGCCAGATGGCAAAGGCTACACCCAGCCTTTAGGCCT GTTTATCGACAACGAGTTTCGTGAAAGCATAAGCAGCAAGACCTTTGAAGTT GTGAATCCTAC CACCGAAGAGGTCATCGCCCACGTCTCCGAAGCCGGTGCCCAAGACGTCGACTTGGCTGTGGCAGCCGCGCGACGCGCATTCAAAGGCCCATGGCGAACGACAACCCCTGAAGATCGAGGAAAGTTGCTTCGCAGAGTAGCCGATCTTATCGAAAAGAACCTCGATCTGCtggccaaggttgagacGCTCAACAACGGCAAGGCTCAGCAGTGGGCGATCGGAGATGTCACGCACTGCGTCTCCGTGTTTAATTACTATGCTGGTTGGGCGGATAAGATGGAAGGTAAAGTGATTGACGTTGATACAGAGcgcttcaacttcaccaagCGTGAGCCG TTTGGCGTGTGTGGACTAATCGTCCCGTGGAATGCACCTCTTGTCCTCATGTCATGGAAAGTAGCTCCAGCTCTTGCAGCGGGCAACACAGTCGTCGCCAAGACATCAGAACTAACACCACTATCCGCCCTATTGCTAGCTGACCTTTTCAAGCAAGCGGGAGCCCCATCCGGTATCTTCAATGTCATCTCTGGCTTCGGCAACGTGGCCGGTTCTGCCCTAGCGTCTCATATGGACGTTGCAAAGATATCATTCACAGGCTCGACTACCACCGGGCGGGCTATCATGCAGGCGGCAGCTCAGTCTAACCTTAAGCCTGTGACGCTTGAGCTGGGTGGTAAGGGTCCTAATATTGTGTTCGATGATGCAGACTTTGATGCAGCGGTTGAGTGGGTTacctttggcatcttctATAGCTCTGGGCAGGTCTGTTGCGCGGGGTCGCGCGTGTACGTTCAGGCTGGGATTTACGACAGGTTTTTGAACGCTCTCAGGGCTAGGGTAGCTCAAATGTCAGTGGGCGATCCGTTCGACATAAACACATTCCACGGACCGCAGACCTGCAAGGCTCAGTTTGATCGAATCTTGGG ATATATCAAGAGCGGTGTGGACGATGGCGCAAAGATCGAAGCTGGTGGCTCTCGCTGGGGCGAGAAGGGCTTTTTCATCCAGCCGACAATCTTTTCCGGCGCCTCTCATGATATGAAGATCATGCGCGATGAGATCTTCGGGCCAGTATGCGTTGTCTCTAGATTTGAAACCCAGGATGAGGTAGTTCAGGCTGCAAATGCAACCTCGTATGGTCTTGCAAGCGGGGTACATACCAAGAACATCGATCGCGCTCTCAACGTGTCAAATCTTCTCGAGGCTGGCACAGTTTGGGTCAACCAGGTTCGTACCCACCGACAGAACGATTATTATATGCTGACTCTGCTTCGCGCCAAGTACAATACTATTCATCACCAGCTTCCATTTGGCGGATATAAAGAGAGTGGGATCGGTCGCGAGTTGGGGGCAGCTGTGTTGGACAGCTACACGACCATCAAGACAGTCTCTGTCCGGCTATCAGGGACACAATGA